ttagagttctcttgcttgagggtaccctcgggcacactattctatctaatttctcttcttattttgttaaaggttttatagtatatataggaaattattattttcctgttgttactgttcttaaaatattttatttttccgtgtttcctttcctcactgggctatttttcctgttggggcccttgggcttatagcatcctgctttcccaactagggttgtagcttaccaagtgataatgataaaaataataataataataataataataataataataataataataataataataataatgcgaacaGAATGAGTTGTTTACCGCTTCCTGCCATCCTCCTCGCTAGATTCACCAACTCGAGGAAATAATATTGCATCCATATTGCatcagcacgaccagacctcccaattccaatgaGAACAGTGTAGATTTTGATGCTTTCATTACCCTTTTCCAGCACACACTGCTCCAATTCGTATAGTCACACCTCTTAAAGTTGAAACTGCGTGCCTCTGTAAAATCATTTTGCAAGTTTATAGGAaagtatcttttgaagtttccacatacaATCGAAGCTTTCCATCACTGATGTTATCGTATGAATAACCGTAATTAAACTGAGTTATCAGTGTGACCatatattgttcagtggctactttcctcttaataagggtagaagagactctttagctatggtaagcagctcttttaggagaagaacactccaaattctaaccattgttctctagtcttgggtagtgtcattgcctctgtaccatggtcttccactgtcttaggttagagttctcttgcttcagggtgcattcgggcacactattctatctaatttctcttcctcttgttttgttaaagtatttatagttaatattggaaatatttatttttggttttgctcttcctaaaatattttatttttcttgtttcctttcctcactgggctatattccctgttggggcctctgggcttatagcatcctacttttccaactagggttgtagcttagcaattaatgataataataatatggcacacTCGCTGCGGGGAAACCTgggggtttcctcaggatggcacttccgACGGATGTCTATCTTCGCGTATGCAGCGAGACAAATTAAAAAGTCTTCTACTGCTCACTATATCGCCATATGGGTAAGCTTTATATGTCTGGAATTCTcaattccagagggattaaaaacTTTGCTGCTTCCGTGGACGCCTTTCTTAGAAAAAAATGTATGCACCCATTCCAGCAGTTACAGCCtgacggtgaaaaaaaaaaaaaaaaaagagtttgaagTTCTTGACACCTTCAACTGTCCACCCAACTCCCCTTTAATTCACTGGTTATTCGCGGGAATTTGTTTCCAATAGCACTTTCCCATTCATCTGAAAGTTTTTCGATTTCACTCACGTTAATAATCCTTGCTGGGAGCCAAAGCTCCATAAGCTCGTTTTCCGTTTCTCCCAATTTTTGGAAGTTTAGCTTGCTCATAGTCGAGATCAAAAGACCTACAGTATATCTTTGCtgtaattgttttgtttttaaagtattggTGCATTAGCGCACTAATTTCAGCCCTGCAATTTAACATAAATAAGGATGGGTTCCTCACTGAGGGGGCGGCGAATTCTTCAACAACATACAGGTGATTGAAGGAAGTGTTCCTTGTAACGAAGTTCAGCGTCTGCCCTGCAACAGGTGTGGGCGAAGACCTCTCAGGTGTTGGAGGCGGCAAACGTGAAAGATCACCTCCTGAGGATTTTCAAGTTGCGCCATGAGtcggttttttttttaaggtaaattcCCTCCGGTCATAAGCGCTGGTACGAGAGAGAAATTGTCCTGGTATAATCTATTTGAAAGTTCTAAGTCAAATTATTAGCGCATATTCTAAAGTGAAATTATAAACACACGtagtgattatatatacacacaaaggaaACTGACGAATGTCCAACATAGATAGTATTCTACTTTCCCCTTCATTTCAGACTAAACTTACAATAATCCTTGGGTTGATGTATTTCGAAAAAaagatattaacattacatttttcatatcaagcgagttttttttttttttttttttttttttttttttttttttttttttgatacggaGATGAGACTCGCATTTCTTGAATTTCCTTTTCTCCCCCTCTTCTCTGAAAGAAATATGGAAAAGTAAATAACAAATTCAGTGGCACTTAACATAAATCGCGATATGCAcatcataaatattttcgaaaCTTCACTGATAGGCTTATATTATACCAGGTGAGGAATTTACCATGCTGGTAAAACACACTGTGTAACTGGACGCTGGAGCGACACGGCGGAAGTGTACACATTAAACTGAAGAGGCATGTCCAAGGGAGATGGTGTCAGATGTCAACGTTAAAACCGTAGATGGTTGGTGGGCGAATCGTTTATACTGTAggcctgatagagagagagagagtgtgtgtgtgtgtacgtgtttgtgtgtatgcgcgtacTATATACACACCTCGACCCTTGATCTCTGCACAAGTTGATATCAGACGTCTCAACACCACGATCAAAGAATAAAGTGCTCCCTCAAGAACGACGCCCATATTCTGGAGGAGGAGACACGCAGCAACCTCCCaaagagtaagttttttttttttcaatgtatttcgCAAACAGGTTAAAGCGAATGTATTTATAGCGATATGTATCTTTATAGACCCCAACTCTCCTAATGCATTTTGCAAAGAGGTGAAAGTGAATGtatttgaaatgttatatatatataaaatatatatatatatatatatatatatatatatatatatatatatatataaatatacatacatatatatatatatatatatatatatatatatatatatatatatatatatctttttatagagGCTCAACTCTCCACTGTATTTTGTAAAGAAGTGAAAGTGAATGTATTTatagtgatatatatttttatagacccCCAACTCTCCAAATGTATTTTGCAGAGGTGAAAGTGTATGCATTTGtagtgttatatatattttttatataagctCAACTCTCCAGTGTATTTTGTAAAGAGGTAAAAGTGAATATATTCatagtgatatatatttttatagacccCCAACTCTCCAAATGTATTTTGCAAAGAGGTAAAAGTGAATGTATTTGTAGtgttatgtatttttttcataGGAGCTCAACTCTCCAGTGTATTTTATAGAGGTGAAAGGGAATGTATTTatagtgatatatatttttatagacccCGAAATCTCCTAATGTATTTTGCAAAGAGTTGAAAGTGAATGTATTTGTAGTGTTATAAATTCTTTTCATAGAAGCTCAACTCTCCACTGTATTTTGTAGAGAGGTGAAAGTGAATGTATTTATAGtgttaaatatttttatagagCCTCATCTCTCTAATGTATTTttcaaaaaaagatgaaagttAATGTATTTCCagtgatatatacatatttttataaagcCTAAACTCTCGAAATGTATTTTGCAAAGGGAGGTGAAGGTTAATgtatttgcagatatatatatttttatagacccAACTCTCCATATGTATTTTGCAAAGAGGTGAAAGTGAATTTATTTGTAgtgttatatattttcatagtggCTCAACTCTCCAATGTATTTTGTAAAGAGGTGAACGGGAATGTATAGTGTTATATATTTTTTAGAGCCTCAAATCTCCAATGTATTTTGTAAAGAGCTGAAAGTGAATGTatttgcagtgatatatatatttctttatagaaCCTCAACTCTCCAAAGTAGTTTGCAAAGAGGTGaaagtgaatgtgtgtgtgcgtatgtgtgcctTGATTATTTTCCAAAAACTTGTATTCCAATGCTTATTCCAGTAGGCTTGTATTTACCATTGCTGGTTTAGGCGGACATACAGCAAATTCTCAAGAATGGGCGAAAACTTCAGAGTCGTCTTCAAGAGTGCATCCGGGAAGACAAAGCAGTTATGGACCTGATGGTGAAACAGGTGGCCACCAATAAAATAAAGCCCGAACAATGGGTGACTAGCGATGACATCGTGCAGGAAATAACCCTACAAAAGAATATCATAGGATATCTGCAGCTTGCGGCCAAATCATCTCTTCAGGTTGAGAAGAGTCTGAAAGGAATTTCAACCCTGGCGATTaagaaaagggaagaagaagaggacCGGAATAAAGACCAACAACCGGACCTTCAGGTAGCCGTAATAAATGAGACGCAGCCATCAACGGAACCTGATAACAGCATAACAGAGGTGGGCGAAATCAACATGGAGTCGTCCCTTAAAAAAAAGAGGAGTAGCAAAATCCCTCAAATGAAATACTGCTCCCCCGATGACTTGGATTTTATTCTTTGAAGGAGAATATATAATTTTACTGTAAGTTTTCCTATTAATAAACAAGAGTTGATAAAAGTGAATTAGTTATTTTATTGTctacataatttaaaaaatatcttgTACTTTTgttcattattatcctttttttttttactctttcattaGAAGTTATGATATGTCGGTATTCATCATTGGATGTTATTTTACTGTCTATGTAATTTAATAATATCTACATCCAGATGAAATTCAATTTCATTCATTGgttattttactgtatttttttttcctattaataaaCAGATATTAATTACTACATGATTCTTTTATTATCCAGGCACGTaattcagtgtgtgtatgtgtccatCTTAGGCCTATCCCCAAATAAGTCGGGGGGTGGGGTAACAGCTGGAAGGTGATGCTacttctctggagagagagagagagagagagagagagagagagagagagagagagagagagatttggtggaAAATTATATAGTAAAGACGCGGTGGTGTCATCTTTCGGAGGTGGCGTAAACTAACACCTGTTCTGGCCTTTGACCCAGCAGTGGCTAACCATCCTCACCTCTAGAGTGTGATAATATGAGTGGGGAACACTTCCGGTGTAGGTCTGGGGAAACAGGTGTCTTGGGGTTACCCAAACATCTCAGGTGGTCAGCAGTAGACGAAAACTTTGTCCTATGACAGGTGGGACCCTGttgtagagagagaaagagcctATAGGCCTATACGTAATACAGGGACACCCTCCCCACCATGGAAAATACTGTTGTTGCAAAATGGTTGTACACAAACCGCAGTGACCTGTATACGTAATCTACAATGACTCCAAGAGCGGTTAAAACACacccttattactttatataactTGAGACTTCAAACGGCAATGTTCGTGAAATAACAAATCCCTCTAAACACTCCCATGACACGTACAATGTTTTGTAAGCAAATCCCTTTAAATAGTATCACACTTCCTGGACACGTGTAAACATGTACGCCATTACTACAATGTACGTTAACGACGACAATTCAAAGCGTTTgttgataaaaatagaaaaaaaaatcaaacgagcgTTAACTCAATGTATTGtaaacaaaaactttaaataatacttcACTTCCATAATCCGACACAAGAGTGAGTATATATACCCAGGGGCTTTACTTCCTGGTGAGTAACTATGGCCAGGTGTTACTTCCGGGTAAGCAAATATGGCCATTTTAGTACTACTGGAAAGGGTTTGATATCGAGAAGTATTACTGGTAAACGTTTGATATCAGGGAGTAATATTGGTAAAGGTTTGATAACATGTAGGAATACTGGTACGGTTTGATATCGAAAAGTATTACTGCTAAAGGTTTGATATCGGGGCGTAATACTGGTAAAGGTTTGATACAGAGAAGTATTACTGGTAAGGGTTTGATAGTGGGGAGTAATATTGGTAAAGGTTTGATATCAGGAAGTAATACTGGTAAGGTTTTGATATGAAGAAGTATTGCTGATAAAAGTTTGATATCGAAAAGTAATATTGGTAAAAGTTTGATATCAGGAAGTAATACTGGTAAGGGTTTGATATCGAGAAGTATTACTGGTAAAGGTTTGATATCGGAAAAGAATAGTGGTGAAGATTTGATATCAGGAAGTAATACTGGCAAGGCTTTGATATTGAGAAGTATTAATGGTAAAGGTTTCATATCGAGGAGTAATATTGGTAAGGGTTTGATATCAGGAAGAAATACTGGTAAGGGTTTGATATCAAAATGTATTACTGgtaaaggtttaatattggggagTAATACTGGTAAGGGTTTGACAACAGGAAGTACTACTGGTAAGGGTATGATATTGAGAAGTATTACTGGTAAAGGTTTGATATCGTGGAGTAATACTGGTAAAGGTTTGATATCGGTGAGTAATACTGGTAAGGGTTTGATATTAGGAAGATTTTTATATTGAGAAGCATTATTGGTAAAGGTTTGATATTGGGGAGTAATATTGGTAAAGGTTTGATAACAGGAAGTACTACTAGTGAGGGTTTGATATTGAGAAATGTTATTGGTAAGGGTTTGATATCGGGAAGTTATGCTGAAAAAGGTTTGATATCGGGAAGTAATTCTACCCAGGGTTTGATATCGAGAAGTATTACTGGTAAGGGTTTGATATCAGGTAGTAATACTGGTAAGGGTTTGATATAGAGGAATGATACTGGTAAGTGTTTGATATCGTGGCGTAATACTGGTAAAGGTTTGATATGGGGAAGTAATACTGGTCGGGTTTGATATTGAGAAGCATTACTGGTAAAGGTTTGATATCAGAGAGTAATAGGGGTAAAAGTTTGATATCAGGAAGTAATACTGGTAAGGGCTTGATATCGAGACGTATTACTGGTAAGGGTTTGATATTTGGGAGTAATACTGGTAAAGTTTTGATATCAGGGAGCGATACTGTTAAAGGTTTGATATCAGGTAGTAATGCTGGTAAGGGTTTGATATAGAGAAGTATTACTGGTAAGGGTTTGATATAGAGAAGTATTACTGGTAAGGGTTTGATATAGAGAAGTATTACTAGTAAGGGTTTGATATAGAGAAGTATTACTGCTATGGGTTTGATATTGGGGAGTAATATTGGTAAAGGTTTCATATCAGGAAGTAATACTGGTAAGGTTTTGATATCGAGAAGTATTACTGGAAAAGGTTTGATATCGAGGAGTAATATTGATAAAGTTTTGATATCGGGAAGTTATGCTGGTAAGGGTATGATATCGAGAAGTATTACTGATAAAGGTTTGATATCGAGGAGTAATATTGGTAAGGGTTTAATATCATGGAGATTTTGATATAGAGAAGTATTACTggtaatggtttgatattggagagtAATATTGGTAAAGGCTTGATATCAGGAAGTAATACTGATAAAGGTTTGATATCAGGAAGTAATACTGGTAAAGGTTTGATAACTAGTAGTAATATTGGTAAGGGTTTGATGTCAGGAAGATTTTGATATCAAGAAGTATTAATGGTAATTGTTTAATATAGGGGAGTAATACTGGTAAGGGTTTGATATCAGGAAGAAATACTTGTAAGGGTTTGATATCGAGAAATATTGCTGGCAACAGTTTGCTATCGGGGAGTAATATTGGTAAACGTTTGAAATCAGGAAGTAATACTGGTAAGGTTTGGGTATCGAGAAGTATTACTGGTAAAAGTTTGATATCCGGGAGTAATACTGATAAAGGTTTGATATCAGGAAATAATACTGGTAGGGGTTTGATATCGAGGAGTATTACTGATAAGGGTTTGATATTGGTAGTAATATTAGTGAAGGTTTTATATCAGGGAGTAATACTGGTACTTGATATTGGGGAGTGAAACTAAttacttttattatgaaaatatagcaTCAAATTCTGTacattttttaaagattatttattttattataagaatataaaataaagatgACAGTACAATGATAACTATCCTTTTACTACTTACATAAAGATATTGCGTGTAATCTAAAAAATTGGAAAttcaaatttccttttcaaaaaattGCTATATCCAAGTATAATGCAAACACCATTCCACACTCCACAGACTCGATCACTGAACTGACAAATAATATGGCACCTGGAAACCTTAAAAATACACTCAAAATATCTCCAAACACGATTACCTTCTTCACAAAGTAACACCGAAGACTTGCCTTTTAGAAACACAGACTAAACTGAGCTAAACTGGAAGCCCAAAGTGCaaaccttttcaaaagatttgttttagttaaggatttttttttattaatgtaacaTTTTTTAAGGGCTTACAATTATATTCTTATAAAGATCGCTTTTGTATCActataatttatacaatatatattattcattattctttataaTACAATCGCACTACCCTTCCTAAGTTTCACATCTTGATCAAAACATATACATCTGTATCATATCAGAAAACAGTCTTTTGTAAATACCTTTTTTAATTCCTTTATGAAATTGCAATTTGTCAACATTTTTGGTTTAGACATTCCATTTCTTATTAATGAAACCTGATTTTGGTTATCCATCAACAGTCCCACTCCTGCTAGAAAGAAAAATCCTATAACAGAACCAGCTTGGCATTTTCATACTTATCTGAGTTTCAAAGTCTTATGTAAGAATTTTTAGCAAACTGTCTTTTTTCATGCAACATTTTCCTTTTGAAAGTGACTTGAACCAGGACAATATTTTCTTCACTGACAAAAATAGATAAAATGCAGGTTATTTTCTATAGCACAATAaaagatacatttattttcatttgttatattcattattattattattattattattacttactaagctacaaccctagttggaaaagcagtatgctataagcccaggggctccaacagggaaaatagctcagtgcggaaaggaaaaaaggaaaataaaatattctaagaagagtaacaacaataaatatctcctatataaactataaaaactttaacaaaacaagaggaagagaaataagataggagagtgtgctcgagtgtaccctcaagcaagagaactctaacccaagacagtgaaaggccatggtacagaggctatggcactacccaagactagagaacagtggtttgattttggagtgtccttctcctagaagagctgcttaccatagctaaagagtctcttctacccttaccaagaggaaagtggcactgaacaattacggtgcagtaaccccttgggtgatgaagaattgtttggtaatctgtgttgtcaggtgtatgaggatagaggagaatatgtaaagaatatgccagactattcagtgtgtatgtaggcaaagggaaaatgaaccgtaaccagagaggaggatccaatgtagtactgtctggccagtcaaaagaccccataactctctagaggtagtatctcaacgggtggctggtgccctggccaacctactacctacaaaatcaATATGTCATTAGTATTCAGtacttcatatactgtatgtaccgataaagtatttccctgctgttcttatcaatatacttattgtTTACAGACTTCCAAATTACAAACCAATTAAAAAGGAGATACAGTAGCTCGGTCTTGGGTTTGTTATTTTCACAATTCATAAGTaaccaataagtttttttttcctatgaGACATATGGATAATTTCTGAAGTGATAATCTTTTCTATAAATGTCAACCATCATGCTCTAGTATGCAGGCTATAAACCGTGCAATCCCGAAAAAAAAGTAAGGCTTTTCAAAACCTAAACATCTACAGTAATTATACAATTTTTCAGAACTGCATGAAACATTGTGGCTTTTGATTTGCACAGCATATTAAACATTCTAACTCCTTTTAACTTATCTAAAAACAGTTTTTCTTGCAACCGGTTCATTACTGCTATTCcacatatattcatacaagcaATTCTGAATTCTTTGTACACATGTATTTGACATTGTATAGACATGTGATACGCACCATGTTTTtgctaaaatcttacaatttatcaCGATAGACTTTTGAAATATGGTCAGCCTCCTATTTTGAAAAATACCATCCATCTAGGTGATCTTATTTTCCAATGCAGACCAGTTTAACTCAACACTTTTCTGATAGCTATTTGTATGGTAGACTCCTAATACTTTACATGAATCATAATGAAACTAGTAACCAGCTATActgttcttctttgtctgcatcttttcccaattttatgtggggtcgatgtagacaaagaagaagaagaacagtatAGCTCGTTACTAGTTTCATCATGATTCATGTAAAGTATTAGGAGTCTACCATACAAATAGCTATCAGAAAAGTGTTGAGTTAAACTGGTCTGCTTTGGAAAATAAGGTCACCTAGATAGATGGTATTTTTCATAATAGGAGGTTGACCATGATGAAACTAGAAATCAGCTATACTGTTCTATTTTTTCTTATACCCTATGCCTAAATAGAAGTTTCGTCTTTGTTCACAATTTCACCTGACTTTTGTTCATATTCgttaattatatttaaacattctaCCATTCCTTTGATTATGCTCTGAATGCTGACCTTTTGTCATTCTATAGAAAGGCTGATGATACACAATAAATAAAACCATGGATAAGGGACATCCCTGTCTCAGATTTTTTAATGGAAAATAGGCCAGAGAGAATACCATTTATGCTTAATACACTTTCAATATCTTTAAGTAAAATTTGTATCAAGTGTATAGAACTACTGCCAAATCCCAATTTCGCCAATGCTGCATATAAAAATTCATGATTCTACACGGTCAAAAACTTTTGATCAGCCTAAGTTTATTAATGCTGCCTCCATATTATTTTCATCTGTGTAATGTCCATATTTATTGACCTCTTTACTGAAAAATGAAATTGGTAAAGGTTTGATATCCGAAAGTGAATATGATAAAGGTTTGAAGTTGGTGAAAAACTGGTAAAGATTTGATATAGGGGAGTGAAACTGGCAAAGGTTTGATATCGTTAAGTGAAACTGGAAAAGGTTTGATATTGGGGAGTGAAACTGGTAAAGGTTTGATGATGAAGAGTGGAACTGGGAAAGGCTTGATATTGGGGAGTGAAACTGGTAAAGGTTGAATACTGGGGATTGAAACAGTTAAAGTTTCATATTGGGAGTAAAACTGGAAAAGGTTATTGAGGAGTGAAACTAGTAAAGGTTTGATACTGGGGAGTGAAACTGTTAAAGTATTATATTGGGAGTAAAATTAGAAAAGGTTTGTTATTGAAGAGTGAAACTAGTAAAGGTTTGATATTGAGGAGGGAAACTA
The nucleotide sequence above comes from Palaemon carinicauda isolate YSFRI2023 chromosome 18, ASM3689809v2, whole genome shotgun sequence. Encoded proteins:
- the LOC137657256 gene encoding uncharacterized protein, with translation MKPLPILLPNIKPIAVILLYIKPLLVILLYIKPLPVILLYIKPLPVILLYIKPLPALLPDIKPLTVSLPDIKTLPVLLPNIKPLPVIRLDIKPLPVLLPDIKLLPLLLSDIKPLPVMLLNIKPDQYYFPISNLYQYYATISNTYQYHSSISNPYQYYYLISNPYQ